The Streptomyces sp. NBC_00510 genomic interval GCACCATGTACGCGGTGAGGACGACACCGAGGTCGCCGAGGGCGGCCGAGGCGTCGAGGACCGCGAACGCCAGGGCGACGGGGGCCATCGCGGTGCCGAGCAGGGACACCGTCTGGGCGGTGAGGAACCAGCGGAAGTCCCGGTGCGGCGGAAGGGATGCGAGCACGGGCGGAGTCTGCGGGAGGCGCCGGGCGGGGCACTATCGTTTCGGCGGGAGGCGAAAGATGACCTTGTTGCGGCTGAGTCCGCTGGCCCTGTCGCGGTCCCGGTTCGCCCTGTCGCCGCTGGCCGAGACCTTGGCGTCGCTGCGCGTGCTGGGCGCCGGGTACTGCGACCCGTGGCTGGCCTCCTGGTACGACCGCCACCATGGCGCGTTCCGCACCGCGCTCGACGCCGACCCCTTCGCGAAGGGCCTGGTGCGGCTGCTGGCGTCCACGAAGTGGATGCCGGCGCACATCGTCCTGCCGCCGGCGGGCGGCATGCGGACCGCCATCGACGGCGAACTGGCCGAGGTGGCCCGGGTGCCCGACGCGCAGGTGCGCGCCGAGCTGGAGAAGTCGGTGGCGCAGAGCTGGAAGGAGCACGACCTCGACTGGCTGACCGGACGCGGCTGGGCCGCCAGGACCGCCGAGCTCTTCCGGCGCACCTGGACCGCGCACGTCGCTCCCGACTGGCCGCGCCGCCGTGCCCTGCTGGAGCGGGACGTCACCTACCGGGCAGGGCTGCTCGCCGCCTACGGCTGGCCGCGCGCCCTGGAGCACATGAGCCGGCACAGCGCCTGGGTCGGCGCGGACGCGATCCGCTTCAGCCACCGGGGCTCCCCGGACCGGGTCGTCGGCGACGAGGGCATGCTGTTCGTACCGGTCGCCGCCGTGTCCCGGGGCACGTGGCTGTGCGAGGCGCCGCCCGGCGTCGTACGCGCTGGTCTACCCGGCCCGCGGAGCCGCCGCGGCCGCGGAACGCGCGGAACCCGGGCCCGCTCTGGGACGGCTGATCGGCACCGGCCGCGCGGCGATCCTCCACGAACTGGAGCGCCCCGCCACCACCAGCGAACTCGCCGCCCACCTCGGCCTGTCCCTCGGCACCGTCGGCGGCCACCTGGCGGTGCTGCGGGATGCCGGACTGGTCACCGGCACCCGTGTCGACCGGCGCGTGGTCTACCGGCGCACCGCCTCCGGGGACCTCCTCGCCGGAGGTGCGGACGGCTGAACGCGGCACTCCCCAGGCCACGGGGGGAGACCTGGGGAGTGTGCGGAGATCATCGTCCCTCGAACGGCCGTACGTCAAGTCGGGGGCGTGGGTGGGTAGTTGGCCCCGGTCCGGTACGTCGTCCGAGGCGAGGGCGATGATCACAGGACCGGGCAGGGTTGGTACGGTCCAGGCTGCCGGGGGACGGCAACGACGGGTGCCTGGAGAGGAGACGCGGCCATGCGGGGCGTAGGCGTACCGGAGGAGGAACTCGCGGCGTACGCACGCGTGCTGGGGGAGGTCTCGGGGACGGGCCGGCGGCTGCGACGGGACGAGCTGGACGCGCTCCGCGCCTGCGGTGAGCGTACGGGCGGTCGGGGGTACGGGCTGCGCGACCTCGTCGGCGCCTACCTGACGGCGACCCGCGACGCGTGGGGCTCGCTGCGGGGCGTGGCCGCCGCCGACACCGCCACCGAGGTGCAGCGGGCCGGCGAGGCGGTGCTGACCGCCCTCGACGCCGCGGTGGTCGCGCTCGGCGAGGGCCACGAACGCGCCCAGCGGCTCCTGGTCCGCCAGGAGGAGGCGGCCCGGAGGGAGTTCGTCGACGACCTGCTGTACGGGCGCAGCGACCCGGGACGGCTCGCCGAGCGCGCCGAGCGGTTCGGGCTGCGGCTGGGCCGCGGGCACGCGGTGGCGGTGGCGCGCGGCGTGGACGCGTACGAGGACAGCCAGCCCGCGGTGCGGCGCATCGAGCGGGAACTGGCGGGCCGCTTCGGCGACCGCGACGTCCTGGTGGCCGGAAAGGACGGCCGGCTGGTGTGCATCGCCCCCGGCAGCGAGCGTGCCGTCTTCGAGGCGTTCGCCGACACGGCGCTGCGCCCCGGGCCCGGGTACGGGGCGGCCCGCCGGGTGGCGGTCGGCCGCACCCACTCCGGCACGAGCGGCATCGTGCGCAGCTACGAGGAGGCCCTCGGGGCACTGGACGTCGCCGACCGGTTGCGCCTGCATCCCCCCGTGCTGCGCGCCGAGGAACTGCTGGTCTTCCCCGTGCTGATGCGGGACCGGGCCGCCATGGCCGACCTCGTCCGCACCGTGCTGGGGCCGCTGGAGCAGGCCCGGGGCGGGGCCGGACCGCTGCTGGAGACGATCACCGCGCACGCGGAGGCCGGGCACGTCAACGCGGAGGCGGCGCGTCGACTGGGCCTCGGGGTGCGGACGTTCACGTACCGCCTGGAGCGGATCAAGGTGCTGACCGGCTACGACCCGGGCGATCCGCTGCACCGCTACACCCTGGAGACCGCGGCGATGGGCGCCCGGCTGCTCGGCTGGCCCGACCAACCGCTCTAGCGCAAAAGGTTGCGCCGTCAACAGGCCGTCAACAAGGCGTCAAGACTGCCGGGAACCGGCAATGTGTACCGGCCACCTGCCCTGCCAGCATCGTCACGGCGCCGGGAACGGAGCCAGTGCCCGAAGCGGGAGAGGGCGGGGATGCCCCGTCCTGTCCGGCTTCGCGCTCGTGGGCCATCAGGGACCGGGGGAGTGTCCCGATCGGTGGCTTGGACGTCGACGCCCTCGGCGGGGGGTACGGGGGTTCGGGGGAGAGGGTGTCGACGCCCACCACGGCCGACCACGAGGACGCGGTGCTTTTGTGACCCATCGCCGTCGCGCGCTGTTCAGCCCCGCATGCGGGCGGAGGCGCCGGGCCGGGTGTAGGCCTGCCGGGGGGCGAGCGCGTCGTGGCCCCCCGCGCAGACGACGACCGCCTCGACGGGCTCGTCGCAGTCGCGGTGGCGGACCTCCAGGGGCGGGCCCTCCGGGTCGGCGGTGTAGCGGTCGCCCCACTGCTTGAGGGCGATCATCGCGGGCCACAGGTCCCAGCCCTTGGACGTGAGCCGGTACTCGTTGCGGGTACGGCTGCCCGGCTCGCGGTACGGGACGGTGTCCAGGATGCCCGCGGCGACCAGCTTGCGCAGCCGGTCCGCGAGCACCGCCTCGGACAGCCCCATGTGACGGCGGAAGTCGTCGAAGCGGCGTACCCCGTTCATGGCGTCGCGCAGCACCAGCAGCGACCACTTCTCGCCGACGAGGTCGAGGGTGCGCTGCACCGTGCAGTTCTCGGTACCGGTCTCCAGCCAGGTCATGCGGTCATCGTAGGCTGGC includes:
- a CDS encoding helix-turn-helix transcriptional regulator, producing the protein MTWLETGTENCTVQRTLDLVGEKWSLLVLRDAMNGVRRFDDFRRHMGLSEAVLADRLRKLVAAGILDTVPYREPGSRTRNEYRLTSKGWDLWPAMIALKQWGDRYTADPEGPPLEVRHRDCDEPVEAVVVCAGGHDALAPRQAYTRPGASARMRG
- a CDS encoding helix-turn-helix domain-containing protein, with translation MRGVGVPEEELAAYARVLGEVSGTGRRLRRDELDALRACGERTGGRGYGLRDLVGAYLTATRDAWGSLRGVAAADTATEVQRAGEAVLTALDAAVVALGEGHERAQRLLVRQEEAARREFVDDLLYGRSDPGRLAERAERFGLRLGRGHAVAVARGVDAYEDSQPAVRRIERELAGRFGDRDVLVAGKDGRLVCIAPGSERAVFEAFADTALRPGPGYGAARRVAVGRTHSGTSGIVRSYEEALGALDVADRLRLHPPVLRAEELLVFPVLMRDRAAMADLVRTVLGPLEQARGGAGPLLETITAHAEAGHVNAEAARRLGLGVRTFTYRLERIKVLTGYDPGDPLHRYTLETAAMGARLLGWPDQPL